Genomic DNA from Streptomyces sp. GS7:
AGCGGAGGCGGAGGGGGCGGCTTCGTCTGCGGCCTTGGTGAGGTGCAGCACCGGTGCCGGGTTCTCCGGCTCCGCCTGACCGGCCTTCGGCTCCTCGATCCAGCGCACGACCTTGCCGTCGGAGTAGGTCTGGAGCGTCTTCAAGGCCAGTTGGTCGGTGTCGTCGGGGAGTTGGCCGAAGGCGACGCTGAAGTCCTGGTACTGGCCGGGCTCGATCTTGCCCTTGGTCCAGGTGATCTGCGAGACGGCTTCGTTGATGGTGCCGTCGTCCGTCTTGATCGGGTTCTTCAGCTTGGTGGTCTTCACCTCCGCGGTCCAGCCGGGCTCAGGGGTGACGAGCACCGAGGGGATGGGGTGGTCCGTGGGCAGGAAGACCTGGACCTGCGTGGTGTCGGCGTTGTCCTCCTCGTTGGGGACCCGGAAGGTGAGGGTGCCGTCGGTGGCGCCCTTCGGGTAGCTGCCGGGGTGGACCGTCACGTGTGCGAAGGCCGAGCCCGCGGCGGTGAGCAGCCCGGCCGCGGTGAGGGTGGTGACGAGGGTGGTACGGCGCAGAGCGCGCCGGAGGGTGGTGTGCTTCGGGGACACGGGGGACTCCGTACTGGTAATCGGCTGGCGCGGTGATCGGCCGCCGGGAGGAATGCGGGAGGTGTGGGTGAGCAGGCCGTTGCCGGGAACGGCTGAACGGCTGAACGGCTGAACGGCTCACCCGGACAGAACTCGGTACGGGTCCGGAAGCGGTGGGCCGCGACGCAAAACCGCGTGGCGCAGCAGTACTTGGCGTAGGGGCCGGTGCCCGGCCGTCCGCCCGCCGGGGGCGACCGCGTGGGCGAGAGTGGGCAGTTGGCCCGTGCGGGCGCCCCACCAGGCCAGCAGCCCCGGCACCAGCGCGACGGCCCTGCGCAGCAGGGACCACAGCGCTGCTTCGCCTCGCCGCAGCCACCAGGACGCGAGCAGGGCCGCCGCCGTGTGTGCCACGACGGCGTGGG
This window encodes:
- a CDS encoding YcnI family copper-binding membrane protein — encoded protein: MSPKHTTLRRALRRTTLVTTLTAAGLLTAAGSAFAHVTVHPGSYPKGATDGTLTFRVPNEEDNADTTQVQVFLPTDHPIPSVLVTPEPGWTAEVKTTKLKNPIKTDDGTINEAVSQITWTKGKIEPGQYQDFSVAFGQLPDDTDQLALKTLQTYSDGKVVRWIEEPKAGQAEPENPAPVLHLTKAADEAAPSASASAAPKASAAAAGDSTTRALGIAGLIAGVLGIGTAAVALYRSRPARP